A section of the Kribbella voronezhensis genome encodes:
- a CDS encoding helix-turn-helix transcriptional regulator, with protein sequence MLVDRRTERRQLDALLADLRGGASRSLVISGEAGIGKSALLGYLVAEASGCRVVRAAGVQAEAELAFAGLHLLCTPLLGHLDRIPRPQQDALATAFGLRTGAPPDRFLVGLAVLSLLAAAAAEGPLLCVVDDAQWLDRISAETLAFVGRRLLAESVGLVFAVRDPLDERSFSGLPQLALSGLPTEHARRLLAAAIPGALDERVRDRIVAETRGNPLALLELPRELSYTQLAGGFGLLDAKSLAGRIEDSFRRRLAPLSPDRRRLLLLAAVEPVGDPSLVRRAAGQLGIQVDGLDPAGFAGLLEIDERVTFRHPLVRSAIYREARPEQRAEAHRALAEVTDPDTDADRRAWHLAHAASGPDEEVAGELERSAGRAQARGGPAAAAAFLERAAVLTADPGRRAGRALAAAQAKLQAGAFDAAGDLLAMAEAEELSELDQARVDLLRAQLAFVTSRGREAPPLLLKAAQRLEPIDVELCRATYLDGLTAAMFVGMLASPGGGTLEVARAASTAPRSSNPRAPDLLLDGLAANFTEGYAAGAPLLRQALAEFGTGMSPAEELRWLWLATEAALHLWDDESWHALSHRYVELARAGGVLSELPLALSTHAYMLLFAGELTNARSLVDEGLAVTEATSSNLAPYSAMALAAYCGREAEVSGLIEDTIPDVARRGEGIGTAVAHWTNAVLHNGLGNYPEAMSAAQEALRHQQYPDLRYPGVANWAAAELIEAAVRSGRRDLAAEVFDWIATMTGASGTGWALGLEARCRALLSDGDQAEALYKEAIDRLGRTRVGTESARTTLLYGEWLRRQGRRLDARQQLRAAHEQFTAMGAEAFAERAHHELVATGEKARKRTVTTAGALTARESQVARLAQNGLSNPEIGTRLFLSPRTVEYHLGNVFAKLGITSRHELSRAL encoded by the coding sequence ATGTTGGTGGACCGGCGCACCGAGCGCCGGCAACTCGATGCACTCCTGGCCGACCTGCGGGGCGGAGCCAGCCGGTCCCTCGTGATCTCCGGGGAGGCCGGCATCGGCAAGTCGGCACTGCTGGGCTATCTGGTGGCGGAGGCATCGGGCTGCCGGGTGGTGCGAGCGGCCGGCGTACAGGCTGAGGCGGAGCTGGCCTTCGCGGGCCTGCATCTGCTCTGTACGCCGCTGCTGGGTCATCTGGACCGCATCCCAAGGCCTCAGCAGGACGCGCTTGCCACCGCGTTCGGCCTGCGGACCGGTGCCCCGCCGGACCGCTTCCTGGTGGGGCTCGCAGTGCTGAGCCTGCTGGCTGCCGCCGCGGCCGAGGGTCCGCTGCTCTGTGTCGTCGACGATGCCCAGTGGCTGGACCGGATCTCCGCGGAGACCCTCGCATTCGTCGGACGCCGGCTGCTGGCGGAGTCCGTCGGACTGGTGTTCGCGGTGCGCGACCCGCTGGACGAGCGGTCGTTCAGTGGCCTGCCGCAACTGGCGCTTTCTGGTCTGCCGACGGAACACGCACGCCGGCTGCTGGCCGCGGCGATTCCAGGAGCCCTGGACGAGCGGGTCCGTGATCGCATCGTCGCCGAGACGCGCGGCAATCCACTGGCCCTGCTGGAGCTGCCGCGCGAACTCAGCTACACCCAGCTGGCCGGTGGCTTCGGTCTGCTCGACGCCAAGAGTCTGGCCGGGCGGATCGAGGACAGCTTCCGCCGTCGGCTCGCGCCCCTGTCGCCGGATCGACGCCGGCTGCTCCTGCTCGCCGCGGTCGAGCCGGTAGGCGATCCGTCCCTGGTACGCCGGGCGGCGGGGCAGCTCGGCATCCAGGTGGACGGGCTGGATCCCGCGGGGTTCGCGGGCCTGCTGGAGATCGATGAGCGGGTCACCTTCCGGCACCCGCTGGTTCGGTCGGCGATCTACCGCGAAGCGAGGCCGGAGCAGCGGGCGGAGGCGCACCGTGCTCTGGCCGAGGTGACCGATCCGGACACCGACGCGGATCGCCGCGCCTGGCACCTGGCCCATGCCGCGAGCGGTCCGGACGAAGAGGTGGCGGGCGAACTGGAGCGCTCTGCCGGGCGGGCGCAGGCGCGGGGCGGGCCGGCCGCGGCGGCCGCCTTCCTCGAACGTGCCGCCGTCCTGACCGCGGATCCGGGACGCCGGGCGGGACGTGCGCTGGCCGCGGCCCAGGCCAAGTTGCAGGCCGGCGCGTTCGACGCGGCAGGAGACCTGCTGGCGATGGCCGAGGCCGAAGAGCTGAGCGAGTTGGACCAGGCACGCGTGGACCTGCTGCGTGCCCAGCTGGCGTTCGTCACCAGCCGGGGCCGCGAGGCGCCGCCGTTGCTCCTCAAAGCTGCCCAGCGGCTGGAGCCGATCGACGTCGAGCTGTGCCGGGCGACGTACCTGGACGGCCTGACCGCCGCGATGTTCGTCGGCATGCTGGCCAGCCCTGGAGGCGGCACGCTCGAGGTGGCCCGGGCTGCCTCTACAGCGCCCCGGTCGAGCAATCCCCGGGCGCCGGACCTCCTGCTGGACGGCCTGGCGGCCAACTTCACCGAGGGCTACGCGGCGGGGGCACCTTTGCTGCGGCAGGCGCTGGCCGAGTTCGGCACCGGCATGTCGCCGGCAGAGGAGTTGCGTTGGCTGTGGCTCGCCACTGAGGCGGCCTTGCACCTGTGGGACGACGAGTCCTGGCACGCGCTGTCCCACCGGTACGTCGAGTTGGCGCGCGCCGGCGGGGTGCTGAGCGAGCTACCGCTGGCCCTGAGCACGCACGCATACATGTTGCTGTTCGCCGGCGAGTTGACCAACGCGAGATCGCTGGTCGACGAGGGACTCGCGGTGACCGAGGCGACCAGCAGCAACCTGGCGCCGTACAGCGCGATGGCCCTTGCGGCGTACTGCGGCCGGGAGGCGGAGGTGTCGGGCCTCATCGAGGACACCATCCCCGACGTGGCCCGGCGAGGCGAAGGTATCGGGACAGCCGTCGCGCACTGGACCAATGCGGTGCTGCACAACGGCCTGGGCAACTATCCGGAGGCGATGAGCGCCGCCCAGGAGGCCCTCCGCCACCAGCAGTACCCCGACCTGCGCTACCCGGGCGTCGCGAACTGGGCCGCCGCCGAGCTGATCGAGGCAGCCGTCCGGAGCGGCCGCCGCGATCTTGCTGCCGAGGTGTTCGACTGGATCGCCACCATGACCGGTGCAAGTGGCACCGGCTGGGCGCTCGGTCTGGAAGCTCGCTGCCGGGCATTGCTGAGCGATGGTGATCAAGCGGAGGCGCTGTACAAAGAGGCGATCGACCGGCTCGGGCGGACCCGAGTGGGTACCGAGTCGGCCCGTACGACGTTGCTGTACGGCGAGTGGCTGCGCAGGCAGGGCCGGCGGCTGGATGCCCGGCAGCAGTTGCGGGCGGCCCACGAGCAGTTCACGGCGATGGGTGCCGAAGCGTTCGCGGAACGGGCCCATCACGAGCTCGTGGCGACGGGGGAGAAGGCGCGGAAGCGCACGGTGACCACAGCGGGCGCGTTGACGGCGCGGGAGTCACAAGTCGCGCGGCTGGCGCAGAACGGCCTGTCGAACCCGGAGATCGGTACCCGGTTGTTCCTCAGTCCGCGCACCGTCGAGTACCACCTGGGCAACGTCTTCGCCAAGCTCGGCATCACCTCCCGGCACGAGCTCAGCCGCGCCCTCTGA
- a CDS encoding NAD(P)/FAD-dependent oxidoreductase: protein MNAPRVVIVGAGFAGYHAARGLQKSAPDAEIVLINPTDYFLYVPLLPEVAAGILEPRRICVSLPDRLPKVKLVLGTVTDVDIDNHRVEWVDPEGRPGVMDFDRLVLAAGSVNKLLPIPGVAEYAHGFRGISEALYLRDHITRQLELAAMTDDRDERDARCTFVVIGAGYTGTEVAAQGQLFTARLVRQLPALRNQPVRWLLADLADRLLPGLSPQMSATADRVLRRRGVDVRVGESVEHAGPDCLRLTTGEEIRTRSLIWCVGVRPDPLVEALSLPTDRGRLQVHETLVVRGRAHVFACGDCAAVPDLTRPGSITGMTAQHAQRQGALVARNVAASLRGDELQPYKHHDLGFLVDLGGWKAAANPLQLPLSGPAAKTVTRGYHLYSLPGNRTRTAADWGINALMPPRAVQLGLVGADRVRLECTSPG, encoded by the coding sequence ATGAACGCTCCCCGTGTTGTGATCGTGGGGGCCGGCTTCGCCGGCTACCACGCGGCCAGAGGGCTGCAGAAGTCCGCGCCGGACGCCGAGATCGTCCTGATCAACCCGACGGACTACTTCCTGTACGTTCCGCTGCTGCCCGAGGTGGCCGCGGGGATCCTCGAGCCGCGCCGGATCTGTGTCTCGCTGCCGGACCGGCTGCCCAAGGTGAAGCTGGTGCTCGGCACGGTCACGGACGTCGACATCGACAACCACCGGGTCGAGTGGGTCGATCCCGAAGGGCGCCCCGGTGTCATGGACTTCGATCGCCTGGTGCTCGCCGCGGGCAGCGTGAACAAGTTGCTGCCGATCCCTGGCGTGGCCGAGTACGCGCACGGCTTCCGCGGTATCTCCGAGGCGCTGTACCTCCGCGACCACATCACTCGTCAGTTGGAGCTGGCCGCGATGACGGACGATCGTGACGAACGGGATGCCAGATGTACGTTCGTCGTCATCGGTGCCGGGTACACGGGCACGGAGGTCGCTGCCCAAGGCCAGTTGTTCACCGCTCGGCTGGTTCGTCAGCTTCCGGCCCTGCGCAACCAGCCGGTGCGTTGGCTGCTGGCAGACCTGGCCGACCGGCTCCTCCCCGGTCTGAGTCCCCAGATGTCAGCAACCGCCGACCGCGTACTGCGTCGTCGCGGTGTGGACGTCCGCGTCGGTGAATCCGTCGAGCACGCGGGCCCCGACTGTCTGCGGCTGACGACCGGCGAGGAGATCCGGACCCGTTCGCTGATCTGGTGCGTCGGCGTACGCCCGGACCCACTGGTCGAGGCGTTGTCGTTGCCCACCGACCGCGGCCGCCTCCAGGTCCACGAGACACTCGTCGTGCGCGGCCGCGCGCACGTCTTCGCCTGCGGGGACTGCGCGGCCGTACCCGATCTGACCCGTCCGGGCTCGATCACCGGCATGACCGCCCAGCACGCGCAGCGCCAAGGCGCGCTGGTCGCCCGCAACGTCGCCGCCTCACTGCGAGGCGATGAGCTCCAGCCCTACAAACATCACGACCTCGGCTTCCTGGTCGACCTCGGCGGCTGGAAGGCGGCCGCGAACCCACTGCAGCTCCCACTGTCCGGCCCGGCCGCGAAGACAGTGACCAGGGGCTATCACCTGTACTCGCTGCCCGGCAACCGGACTCGTACTGCGGCGGACTGGGGCATCAACGCACTGATGCCTCCCCGAGCGGTCCAGCTCGGTCTGGTCGGTGCGGACCGGGTCCGGCTGGAATGCACCAGCCCGGGCTGA
- the pgsA gene encoding phosphatidylinositol phosphate synthase, producing the protein MLNRFRQFWTKVISPIANLLLKLGVSADAVTLVGTIGVCAGALIFFPRGHIWLGVVVITCFVFSDLIDGYMARTSGTSSKWGSYLDSTLDRLGDGAIFGGLVMYYAGSAGHSRWMAAVTLWALVMGATTSYARAKAESLGLHASGGLAERSDRLVSVLVIGFFSDVLNLPILLEIVLCVLAVASTITVVQRTLSVRKQVLSDPANAGLGTPPTAGPTTPGEGQPGDNQRPATS; encoded by the coding sequence ATGCTTAACAGATTCCGGCAGTTCTGGACCAAGGTGATCTCGCCGATCGCCAACCTCTTGCTGAAGCTCGGCGTGAGCGCCGACGCCGTCACGCTGGTCGGCACCATCGGTGTCTGCGCCGGCGCGCTGATCTTCTTCCCGCGCGGCCACATCTGGCTGGGCGTGGTGGTGATCACCTGCTTCGTGTTCTCCGACCTGATCGACGGCTACATGGCCCGTACCTCGGGCACCTCGTCGAAGTGGGGGTCGTACCTGGACTCCACACTGGACCGGCTCGGCGACGGCGCGATCTTCGGCGGCCTCGTCATGTACTACGCCGGCAGCGCGGGCCACTCGCGATGGATGGCCGCGGTCACCCTGTGGGCGCTGGTGATGGGCGCGACCACGTCGTACGCGCGGGCCAAGGCCGAAAGCCTCGGGCTGCACGCCAGCGGCGGACTCGCCGAGCGCTCGGACCGGCTGGTGTCGGTGCTGGTGATCGGGTTCTTCTCGGACGTGCTCAACCTGCCGATCCTGCTCGAGATCGTTCTGTGCGTGCTCGCGGTGGCCAGCACGATCACGGTCGTCCAGCGCACGCTGAGCGTCCGCAAGCAGGTGCTGTCCGACCCGGCCAACGCAGGTCTCGGCACTCCGCCCACCGCCGGGCCCACGACGCCGGGCGAGGGGCAGCCGGGGGACAACCAGCGGCCGGCCACTTCCTGA
- a CDS encoding alpha/beta hydrolase, protein MDSDEVRVERDLVYATVDGTDLRLDIYRPAEPDTPVVLYAHGGGWARGDRSEDGATRLAPLAAYGVTVVSADYRLAPKAVLPQQLHDLKGAVRWLRAEGPKLGLSTRRIGVWGASAGAYLGSLLALSEGDSALEGAVGGNLEQSSAVQAVVHWFGQVDLEASAARSRLEAKLLPFRFEADLLGIDDPERLAERAREWSLLTRVSPQAPPFLIAHGDRDRIVPPGQGSALHEALVRAGVRSRFELVGGAGHEDSEFDSAATLASTAAWLRAVLR, encoded by the coding sequence ATGGACAGTGACGAGGTGAGGGTCGAGCGCGACCTCGTCTACGCGACCGTCGACGGGACAGACCTGCGCCTCGACATCTACCGTCCCGCCGAGCCGGACACACCGGTCGTCCTCTACGCGCACGGCGGCGGCTGGGCGCGCGGCGACAGAAGCGAAGACGGCGCAACGCGGCTGGCGCCTCTGGCCGCGTACGGCGTGACGGTGGTCTCGGCCGACTATCGGCTGGCTCCGAAGGCGGTTCTTCCGCAGCAGTTGCACGACCTCAAGGGGGCGGTGCGATGGTTGCGGGCAGAGGGGCCGAAGTTGGGACTCTCCACGCGGCGCATCGGTGTCTGGGGCGCGTCGGCAGGTGCCTATCTGGGGTCGTTGCTGGCTCTGTCCGAAGGAGACAGCGCGCTCGAGGGCGCGGTGGGCGGCAACCTCGAGCAGTCCTCCGCGGTCCAGGCGGTCGTGCACTGGTTCGGTCAGGTCGACCTCGAGGCGTCGGCCGCGCGGAGCCGACTGGAGGCGAAGCTGCTGCCGTTCCGGTTCGAGGCGGACCTGTTGGGCATCGACGATCCGGAACGGCTGGCTGAGCGGGCCCGGGAATGGAGCCTGCTGACCCGCGTCTCGCCGCAGGCTCCACCCTTCCTGATCGCTCACGGCGATCGCGACCGGATCGTTCCACCGGGCCAAGGCTCGGCCCTGCACGAAGCGCTGGTCCGCGCCGGCGTACGGAGCCGGTTCGAGCTCGTCGGCGGCGCAGGCCATGAGGACTCCGAGTTCGACAGCGCGGCGACCCTTGCCAGTACGGCGGCCTGGCTGCGCGCAGTACTGCGTTGA
- a CDS encoding phosphatidylinositol mannoside acyltransferase: MERLRQRAVDLAFALAWALVRRLPESVVTWLFHRVADFVVRRNGRGVQRLRSNLAVVRPAATPAELDAMTAAGMRSYLRYWQEAFRLPEWDDERIVGRVRTVNEKVLRDAHTAGRGVICALPHLANYDHAGAWAGRTGMPVSTVAERLRPESLFDRFVAYRKKLGMEVLPLTGSDEHVFGVLAERLRAGGFVCLVADRDLSERGVPVDFFGRRSRMPAGPAALSVRTGAPLIPATLHYDGPELVITFHEPIERAGGLAAMTQRCADAFAEGIAAHPQDWHMMQRIFVD; the protein is encoded by the coding sequence GTGGAACGCTTGCGCCAGCGCGCGGTCGACCTGGCGTTCGCGCTCGCCTGGGCCCTGGTACGCCGGTTGCCGGAGTCGGTCGTCACCTGGTTGTTCCACCGGGTCGCCGACTTCGTCGTACGCCGGAACGGTCGTGGGGTTCAGCGGCTTCGCTCGAATCTCGCCGTGGTTCGCCCGGCCGCGACGCCGGCTGAGCTGGACGCGATGACCGCGGCCGGAATGCGGTCGTACCTGCGTTATTGGCAGGAGGCGTTTCGGCTGCCCGAATGGGACGACGAGCGGATCGTCGGCCGGGTCCGGACCGTGAACGAGAAAGTGCTCCGCGACGCGCACACGGCCGGCCGCGGCGTGATCTGCGCGCTTCCGCATCTCGCGAACTACGACCACGCGGGCGCCTGGGCGGGCCGGACCGGGATGCCCGTGTCGACCGTGGCCGAGCGGCTGCGGCCGGAGTCGCTGTTCGACCGGTTCGTCGCGTATCGCAAAAAGCTCGGGATGGAGGTCCTGCCGCTCACCGGCAGCGACGAGCACGTGTTCGGCGTACTGGCCGAGCGCCTTCGTGCCGGTGGCTTCGTCTGCCTGGTGGCCGATCGGGATCTGTCCGAGCGCGGCGTGCCGGTCGACTTCTTCGGCCGGCGGTCGCGGATGCCGGCCGGTCCGGCGGCGCTGAGTGTTCGCACGGGCGCGCCACTGATCCCGGCCACGCTGCACTACGACGGCCCGGAGCTGGTCATCACCTTCCACGAGCCCATCGAGCGTGCCGGTGGCCTGGCCGCGATGACCCAGCGCTGCGCGGACGCCTTCGCCGAGGGGATCGCCGCCCACCCCCAGGACTGGCACATGATGCAACGGATCTTCGTGGACTGA
- a CDS encoding HIT family protein, whose protein sequence is MRLWTPHRMAYIEGENKPTSTDAGSGCPFCRIPGLSDADGLIAARAESAYAVLNLYPYNPGHLMVVPYRHVADYTELTQAEVADVAKLTQQAMQTVRTVSAAHGFNIGMNQGEIAGAGIAAHLHQHVVPRWGGDTNFMPVVAQTKVLPQLLSDTRALLAKSWPTD, encoded by the coding sequence ATGCGGTTGTGGACCCCGCATCGGATGGCCTACATCGAGGGCGAGAACAAGCCGACGAGTACGGACGCCGGCTCGGGGTGCCCGTTCTGCCGGATCCCGGGGCTGTCCGACGCGGACGGCTTGATCGCGGCGCGCGCGGAGTCGGCGTACGCCGTGCTGAATCTCTACCCGTACAACCCGGGTCACCTGATGGTGGTTCCGTACCGGCACGTCGCGGACTACACCGAGCTGACGCAGGCCGAGGTGGCCGATGTCGCGAAGCTGACGCAGCAGGCGATGCAGACCGTGCGCACCGTCTCGGCGGCGCATGGGTTCAACATCGGGATGAACCAGGGCGAGATCGCCGGTGCGGGGATCGCGGCGCACCTGCATCAGCACGTGGTGCCGCGCTGGGGAGGCGACACCAACTTCATGCCGGTCGTCGCCCAGACCAAGGTGCTGCCTCAACTTCTCTCCGACACCCGGGCACTGCTCGCCAAGTCCTGGCCGACCGACTGA
- a CDS encoding SDR family oxidoreductase, producing the protein MSKNIIVTGASSGFGAMTVRALADAGHRVYAGMRNTSSRNAAAVAELAGYAESRSVDVRALELDVTSQDSVDSAIKEVLAEAGRIDVVVHNAGHMVLGPAEAFTPEQLMEVYDVNVLSTQRVNRAVLPHLRDLGDGLLVWVGSSSSRGGTPPYLAPYFAAKAAEDALAVSYAAELARFGIDTTIVVPGSFTTGTNHFAHAGHPADADIAAAYDSRYAGLMDQVAQRLAALAPSTADPTEVARQIARVVDLPKGSRPFRVHIDPADDGSERVNELGDRIREEFYERIGLTDLLAPRLS; encoded by the coding sequence ATGTCCAAGAACATCATCGTCACCGGTGCGTCGAGCGGGTTCGGCGCGATGACGGTACGCGCCCTCGCCGACGCCGGTCATCGCGTGTACGCCGGGATGCGGAACACCAGCAGCCGCAACGCAGCCGCTGTCGCCGAGCTCGCCGGCTACGCCGAGAGCCGGTCGGTCGACGTCCGTGCCCTCGAACTGGACGTCACCTCGCAGGACTCGGTCGACAGCGCGATCAAGGAGGTGCTCGCCGAGGCCGGCCGGATCGACGTGGTCGTGCACAACGCCGGCCACATGGTGCTGGGCCCCGCCGAGGCCTTCACGCCGGAGCAGCTGATGGAGGTCTACGACGTCAACGTGCTGTCGACGCAACGGGTCAACCGGGCGGTTCTTCCGCACCTGCGGGACCTCGGCGACGGGTTGCTGGTCTGGGTCGGGTCATCCAGCAGTCGCGGCGGCACCCCGCCGTACCTCGCGCCGTACTTCGCGGCGAAGGCTGCCGAGGACGCGCTGGCGGTCAGCTATGCCGCCGAGCTGGCCCGGTTCGGCATCGACACCACCATTGTCGTGCCCGGTTCCTTCACGACCGGCACCAACCACTTCGCCCATGCCGGCCATCCCGCGGACGCCGACATCGCCGCGGCCTACGACAGCCGGTACGCCGGTCTGATGGACCAGGTCGCCCAGCGGCTGGCAGCTCTGGCGCCCAGTACCGCGGACCCGACCGAGGTCGCACGTCAGATCGCCCGGGTCGTGGACCTGCCCAAGGGGAGCAGACCGTTCCGCGTGCACATCGACCCGGCCGACGACGGCTCCGAGCGGGTCAACGAACTCGGCGACCGGATCCGCGAAGAGTTCTACGAACGCATCGGCCTGACCGACCTGCTGGCCCCTCGGCTGTCTTGA
- the thrS gene encoding threonine--tRNA ligase, producing MPEVKVHLIGVEGEAERSVTETTTIGELFAELFGQDRSAIAAKVNGELRDLARVVEDGDEIEPVKADSVDGLAIIRHSTAHVLAQAVQDLFPDAKLGIGPPVENGFYYDFDVATPFTPEDLGKLEKKMQQIIKERQRFSRRVVSDDDARTELASEPYKLELIGIKGSASADAAEGANVEVGAGELTIYDNVRRDDTVAWKDLCRGPHVPATGYLGNFKLMRVAAAYWRGSEKNPQLQRIYGTAWDTRDALKAYLNHLEEAAKRDHRKLGTELDLFSFPDEIGSGLAVFHPKGGVLRKVMEDYSRQRHVEDGYEFVYTPHITKAQLFQTSGHLDWYADGMYPPMHLDEERGPDGEIRKQGQDYYLKPMNCPMHNLIFDSRGRSYRELPMRLFEFGTVYRLEKSGVIHGMTRARGFTQDDAHIYCTREQMRDELRGLLNFVLGLLADYGLDDFYLELSTKNPEKFVGSDEVWEEATETLREVAEGSGLELVPDPGGAAFYGPKISVQARDAIGRTWQMSTIQLDFNLPERFELEYTAPDGSRQRPVMIHRALFGSIERFVAVLTEHYAGVFPPWLAPVQVIGIPITDGHVDYLYEVAAQLKAEGIRIEIDASDDRMQKKIRNAQKAKVPYMLIAGDNDVAMASVSFRYRDGSQKNGIPIAEAVAEIVDTVKRRVQV from the coding sequence GTGCCGGAAGTCAAGGTCCATCTGATCGGCGTCGAGGGCGAGGCTGAGCGGAGTGTGACCGAGACGACGACGATCGGGGAGCTGTTCGCCGAGCTCTTCGGTCAGGATCGCTCCGCCATCGCGGCCAAGGTCAACGGCGAGCTGCGCGATCTCGCCCGGGTGGTCGAGGACGGTGACGAGATCGAGCCGGTCAAGGCCGACTCCGTCGACGGCCTCGCCATCATCCGGCACTCGACCGCCCACGTCCTGGCCCAGGCGGTGCAGGACCTGTTCCCGGACGCGAAGCTGGGCATCGGCCCGCCGGTCGAGAACGGCTTCTACTACGACTTCGACGTGGCCACTCCGTTCACGCCGGAGGACCTGGGCAAGCTCGAGAAGAAGATGCAGCAGATCATCAAGGAGCGGCAGCGGTTCAGCCGCCGGGTGGTCTCCGACGACGACGCCCGCACCGAGCTCGCCTCCGAGCCGTACAAGCTGGAGCTGATCGGGATCAAGGGCTCCGCGTCGGCGGACGCGGCCGAGGGGGCGAACGTCGAGGTCGGCGCCGGTGAGCTGACGATCTACGACAACGTCCGGCGCGACGACACCGTCGCCTGGAAGGACCTGTGCCGTGGCCCGCACGTCCCGGCCACCGGTTACCTGGGCAACTTCAAGCTGATGCGGGTCGCGGCGGCGTACTGGCGTGGCAGCGAGAAGAACCCGCAGTTGCAGCGCATCTACGGCACCGCGTGGGACACCCGCGACGCGCTGAAGGCGTACCTGAACCACCTGGAGGAGGCCGCCAAGCGCGACCACCGCAAGCTGGGCACCGAGCTGGACCTGTTCAGCTTCCCCGACGAGATCGGTTCCGGCCTGGCGGTCTTCCACCCCAAGGGCGGCGTGCTCCGCAAGGTGATGGAGGACTACTCCCGCCAGCGGCACGTCGAGGACGGCTACGAGTTCGTCTACACCCCGCACATCACCAAGGCGCAGCTGTTCCAGACCTCGGGCCACCTGGACTGGTACGCCGACGGCATGTACCCGCCCATGCACCTGGACGAGGAGCGCGGGCCGGACGGCGAGATCCGCAAGCAGGGCCAGGACTACTACCTGAAGCCGATGAACTGCCCGATGCACAACCTGATCTTCGACTCGCGCGGCCGGTCGTACCGCGAGCTGCCGATGCGGCTGTTCGAGTTCGGCACCGTGTACCGGCTGGAGAAGTCCGGCGTCATCCACGGGATGACCCGGGCCCGCGGCTTCACCCAGGACGACGCGCACATCTACTGCACCCGCGAGCAGATGCGCGACGAGCTGCGCGGGTTGCTGAACTTCGTGCTCGGCCTGCTCGCTGACTACGGCCTGGACGACTTCTACCTCGAGCTGTCGACCAAGAACCCGGAGAAGTTCGTCGGCTCCGACGAGGTCTGGGAGGAAGCCACCGAGACGCTCCGCGAGGTCGCGGAGGGTTCCGGGCTGGAGCTGGTCCCGGATCCGGGCGGCGCCGCGTTCTACGGGCCGAAGATCTCCGTCCAGGCGCGGGACGCGATCGGCCGGACCTGGCAGATGTCGACGATCCAGCTGGACTTCAACCTGCCCGAGCGGTTCGAGCTGGAGTACACGGCACCGGACGGTTCGCGGCAGCGGCCGGTGATGATCCACCGGGCCTTGTTCGGCTCGATCGAGCGGTTCGTCGCGGTGCTGACCGAGCACTACGCCGGCGTCTTCCCGCCGTGGCTCGCGCCGGTCCAGGTCATCGGCATCCCGATCACCGACGGCCACGTGGACTACCTGTACGAGGTGGCGGCGCAGCTCAAGGCCGAGGGGATCCGGATCGAGATCGACGCCTCCGACGACCGGATGCAGAAGAAGATCCGCAATGCCCAGAAGGCGAAAGTGCCGTACATGCTGATCGCTGGTGACAACGATGTGGCCATGGCGTCCGTTTCGTTCCGCTATCGCGACGGTTCACAGAAGAACGGCATCCCGATCGCCGAGGCCGTCGCCGAGATCGTCGACACGGTGAAGAGGCGCGTGCAGGTATGA
- a CDS encoding SDR family oxidoreductase, with the protein MTTPGTSTGPRVAIVTGGSGGIGREVSQRLAADGMSVLVHYAGNPVTADEVVKAISDDGGTASSFGADVADEQQVGELFDVVEERYGGVDVVVHTAGIMLLSPLTEFDLDELDRMHRINIRGTFVVNQQAARRVRPGGAILNFSSSVVKLAFEGYTGYAATKGAVDAMTLILARELRGRDITVNAVAPGPTATALFLDGKDQATIDHLTNLAPLQRLGVPADIAEAVSFLAGPARWVNGQVVYVNGGVI; encoded by the coding sequence ATGACCACTCCCGGTACCAGCACCGGCCCACGGGTCGCGATCGTCACCGGCGGATCCGGCGGCATCGGGCGCGAGGTGTCCCAGCGGCTCGCCGCCGACGGGATGAGCGTCCTGGTGCACTACGCGGGCAACCCGGTCACCGCGGACGAGGTCGTCAAGGCGATCTCGGACGACGGTGGCACCGCCAGCTCCTTCGGCGCCGATGTCGCCGACGAGCAGCAGGTCGGCGAACTGTTCGACGTCGTCGAGGAGCGCTACGGCGGTGTCGACGTGGTGGTGCACACCGCGGGCATCATGCTGCTGTCGCCGCTCACCGAGTTCGACCTCGACGAGCTGGACCGGATGCACCGGATCAACATCCGCGGCACGTTCGTCGTGAACCAGCAGGCCGCCCGCCGGGTCCGGCCGGGTGGGGCGATCCTGAACTTCTCCTCCTCGGTGGTCAAGCTCGCCTTCGAGGGCTACACCGGCTATGCGGCCACCAAGGGCGCGGTCGACGCGATGACCCTGATCCTCGCCCGCGAGCTGCGCGGCCGGGACATCACCGTGAACGCCGTGGCGCCCGGTCCCACCGCGACAGCGCTGTTCCTGGACGGCAAGGACCAGGCGACCATCGACCACCTGACGAACCTGGCGCCCCTGCAGCGGCTCGGCGTACCGGCCGACATCGCTGAGGCGGTCTCCTTCCTCGCCGGGCCGGCCCGCTGGGTCAACGGCCAGGTCGTCTACGTCAACGGCGGCGTCATCTAG